A single Hippocampus zosterae strain Florida chromosome 17, ASM2543408v3, whole genome shotgun sequence DNA region contains:
- the mylk5 gene encoding myosin light chain kinase, smooth muscle: MSVDAGAQRRYVSTFKMQIQSRNVPRSNDRVTPDAEVPPLRQRTDPPVFMQPLQDCYVDEGEDITLGAVLSGSRPIKVTWLHNGEVARFGIPTLDGDNVSLVVRECLPEDAGAYTCVAENAAGKTSCCAAVFVTDFETICSMRSRAHVNKSIMGSGKPLQPPQEVQHNSKGSTVTSPNSSDLQSAVSSPREVLPKKRANSGTRPMLHLENPPHFVEARAGHPARVTCRFTGSPPVVSCWIRNKEQIVDSPEVWTENSDQSSTLVFAEAGAQHTGRYTVVVKDRRSSAQHTLTLSVIDRPQPPASCPLVSLVSPGSFVLSWSGPCYDGGSAVLGYVVEVRPEGREWSELTAQCTSTSYRVCSGLQPAEEYCFRVRAYNAVGVSEPGPASPGVSMDHEDSEEAHEEVESPEAFVSIDSAHKVTDHYDVQEKLGMGKFGLVFKLKHRLSGRVCAGKFYKGRRTKEREAARKEIELMNKLHHPKLVRCLAAYDHKPDIVMVMEFIAGGELFERIVDDNFEHTEPASVRYVQQILQGVSFMHRQLIVHLDLKPENIVCVDTSGTAVKIIDFGLATQLDGKTDLRVMQGTPEFVAPEVINYEPVCLATDMWSIGVICYILLSGESPFQGSSDADTLALVTAAHWEFDEESFEDITDQAKLFISSLLEKDPRQRMSSEDALAHAWMAAFDSGTQASTKSLPKEKMKRFLAKQKWKKAGKAMLALKRMALLSKGDSTCSPTSAPEECPMTPETEDALLSLERKMQGPPCFTKTLQNQTVFTGASAHLDCHLMGYPDPDVVWLCGKEPVEESPTVRIEYEDDGRCTLILAETRLQDSNIYTCKATNDHGETSCSASLVVRDSD, encoded by the exons ATGAGCGTGGACGCGGGAGCACAGCGTCGTTATGTGTCCACATTCAAGATGCAAATCCAGTCTAGGAATGTACCGAGAAGCAACGATAGAGTGACGCCAGATGCGG AAGTCCCTCCCCTTCGCCAGCGCACCGACCCGCCTGTCTTCATGCAGCCGCTGCAGGACTGCTATGTGGATGAGGGTGAGGATATCACCCTAGGTGCCGTCCTCTCTGGGAGTCGACCCATCAAAGTCACATGGTTGCACAACG GTGAGGTAGCCCGTTTCGGAATCCCCACACTGGACGGCGACAACGTAAGCTTGGTTGTGCGCGAGTGCCTGCCAGAGGATGCTGGCGCGTACACCTGCGTGGCGGAAAACGCGGCAGGGAAGACTTCTTGTTGTGCCGCCGTGTTTGTTACAG ACTTTGAAACTATTTGTAGCATGCGGAGTCGAGCTCATGTAAATAAGAGCATTATGGGAAGCGGGAAGCCACTTCAGCCTCCTCAGGAGGTTCAGCACAACTCCAAAGGATCCACTGTCACCTCTCCAAACAGCTCTGATCTGCAGAGTGCAGTCTCTTCTCCACGAG AGGTCCTTCCGAAGAAAAGAGCCAACTCTGGGACAC GTCCAATGTTGCACTTGGAGAACCCGCCTCACTTTGTGGAGGCCAGGGCGGGACACCCGGCACGCGTCACATGTCGATTTACCGGCAGCCCCCCTGTGGTGTCCTGCTGGATCCGGAACAAGGAGCAG ATAGTGGACAGTCCTGAGGTTTGGACAGAGAACTCTGACCAGAGCAGCACGTTGGTCTTTGCCGAGGCCGGAGCACAGCACACTGGCCGCTACACTGTAGTGGTCAAGGATCGTAGGAGCTCGGCccagcacacactcacactctccGTCATAG ACAGGCCGCAGCCACCCGCCTCCTGTCCTCTGGTCTCCCTGGTGTCCCCCGGGAGCTTTGTGCTGTCCTGGTCGGGGCCCTGCTACGACGGCGGGAGCGCCGTGCTGGGCTACGTGGTGGAGGTCCGACCCGAGGGCCGGGAATGGAGTGAGCTCACAGCCCAGTGTACGAGCACGTCGTACCGGGTGTGCAGCGGCCTGCAACCCGCGGAGGAGTACTGCTTCCGAGTTAGGGCCTACAACGCGGTGGGGGTCAGTGAGCCCGGACCAGCATCGCCTGGGGTCAGCATGGACCACGAGG ATTCTGAGGAAGCACATGAGGAAGTGGAGAGCCCCGAGGCCTTCGTCTCTATCGATTCCGCGCACAAAGTCACAGATCATTACGATGTTCAGGAGAAGCTTGGaat GGGTAAGTTTGGCCTGGTGTTCAAGCTGAAGCATCGGCTGAGCGGCCGCGTGTGCGCCGGAAAGTTTTACAAAGGCCGACGCACCAAAGAGAGGGAGGCGGCCCGCAAGGAGATCGAGCTAATGAACAAGCTCCACCATCCCAAATTGGTCCGCTGCCTGGCTGCCTACGACCACAAGCCTGACATAGTCATGGTCATGGAGTT CATCGCAGGCGGGGAACTCTTCGAGCGTATAGTGGATGACAACTTTGAGCACACGGAGCCAGCTAGCGTGCGCTACGTGCAGCAAATCCTGCAGGGTGTCTCCTTTATGCATCGGCAGCTCATCGTCCACTTGGACCTCAAACCTGAGAACATCGTGTGTGTCGATACCAGCGGCACCGCTGTCAAGATCATTGACTTTGGATTGGCTACCCAACTCG atggaaagactgatctaCGGGTGATGCAGGGGACCCCGGAGTTTGTGGCCCCTGAGGTGATCAACTACGAGCCCGTTTGCTTGGCCACAGATATGTGGAGCATCGGCGTCATCTGCTACATATT ACTAAGCGGCGAGTCGCCCTTCCAGGGAAGCAGCGACGCTGACACGCTGGCATTGGTAACGGCGGCCCACTGGGAGTTTGACGAGGAGAGCTTTGAGGACATAACTGACCAGGCCAAACTTTTCATCAGCTCCTTGCTTGAGAAAGATCCCAG ACAACGCATGTCCAGCGAAGACGCCCTGGCTCACGCGTGGATGGCGGCGTTCGACTCGGGAACCCAGGCCTCCACCAAGAGTCTTCCCAAGGAGAAGATGAAGCGCTTTCTTGCCAAGCAGAAATGGAAG AAAGCAGGCAAGGCCATGCTGGCGTTAAAGAGAATGGCTTTACTGAGTAAAGGGGACAGCACTTGTTCTCCCACCAGCGCCCCAGAAG AATGCCCCATGACACCGGAGACAGAAGACGCCCTGCTCTCGTTAGAACGCAAGATGCAGGGACCCCCATGCTTCACCAAGACCCTGCAGAACCAGACAGTGTTCACAGGGGCCAGTGCTCACCTCGACTGTCACCTCATGG